TCAAACCCCCAACATCAAAAATGCTGTCGTCATTTTACGAAACCTGCAAGAACTTTTTTGATGAACGGAAGAAAAAAGACACTGAAATCATATTGTTGACAATTCTTCCTCTCAGAATTTCTCAGATTCTGAGAGGGTCGGTTATCTTTTCAACATCGAACAATGCTTCGTCGGTCGCAACGTCGCCATCAGCGCTTTGCAGGCTCTGTTCTGCCTGCTTCCAAAGCACTCGAAGCCCTTTGGAAACCGCGCTTGGATCATTCGTCAGAGTATCTCGCACCGCTTCCAGAACGTACAACCGTTCAAAGGCGAGCTTCTCATGCCGATCATGTGCGGACAGGCGTCGCTTGTATTCTGCATCGGCCAATCGAACTTCTCTTCGTTGTTCAAAATGCAAATTCGCGACAAGCTGTTGCTTCGCTTGAACAGCAATATCTGCAACCGCCAAGGCTTGAGCAAGAGCCTTTGACTTTGCCGCCATCCGCTTTCGTTTTCCGGGCCAGAAAACCCACCACCATCTCCGCATCTGAAGCCTCTGGAGTTTTCTCCAAATGTTCTCCTGAGCTTCCTCAGCCTTTGCCAAGGTAGCTCTTGCCCGCTTTTCTTTCTCGGAAAATTTCTTGGGTGAAACAGTCTTGGGCGGAGATGGTGCGGGAACGGACAGCGCCTTATACAACTGCCCTTCGAGATGGTCGAGATGCCTCATCATTTCGGCTTTTTGTCGATTAAGATCCGATGCCTTGACATCCTTTCGTTTGGCGTTTTTCGCGTTAACCTCACTCGTTGCGGTACTAACGACATCAACCTGCGAAGACATAAAATCCTTGGCAACACGCTTTCGAACACCAGCAAGCCGATGCAACGCCCCGACCAGGTCTCCTTCCTTCGTTTGGACGATCCAAGTGCCCGGATTGTTTCCGACCTCAACCGCCAAACCATGGGAACCCAGTTCATCGCCTAACTCTTCTGGTGACAACGCCGACGCCCAAATATTCTTCACTACAGCTCGAAGTGCAGGAAGGTCGATCCCTTTACGTTTGCATTCCTGATGCTGAGACGCGGTAAAACCCTCGCGCGGTAACGTAGTGCTCGGTGCAATGAAATTGGCCAGTGCCGTCGCGACCTCGTTGAGGCCACGTTTACGCAGTCCTGCCAGAACGGCTTTAGAATGTCGTCCTTTTACAAATTCATGACCCAGCTCATGCTCAGACCATCGAGCGATTAACTCGTGTCGAACGTGGTCATAAGACGACGACAACACCCGACCGGATATCGGATCGACTTCACCTACCAAGACATGCCAATGCCGATCAAACGCCGCAGCCGCAGCCCGCGGTTTTTGATGTTCGACAACGACCGCAGCTGAGATGTCGAAGCCAAACTCCCCCGCCAATTTTCTTAGAATAGAACGGAGCTGGTCATTTGACATGCTCTCATGCGGAGAAATGATCCAATGCCGGACGCAAAACTTGCTCTCGTTTGCCCTTGCATCAGCGTGCATGTCGGAAACGTCTGCTTCTGTGCCTTGGATGAACGCCACGCACTCATTTTCGTCGCCATGGACGAGGTGCCGAAGGAGGCGTTTGATCCCCTGACGGCTGCTAACACGATGAGCCTTCAGGATCATGGGGCCCTCGCCAGAACGCGCGTTGCAATTTTCCGAGCGCTGTCCAAGGCTTCCCGCGACCTCATGCCGTCATCAGCCAAGAGAGTGTTCAGAGACCGGCGCAGGGCGACCAAGTCCTCGCGAAGCTGGCGATCAATCGGCCGTCCGGCTGCCACCTCCGATGCTGCCTTGCGAAGAAGTGCGGAAACCGTCCGGCCGGACCGCTCGGCAGCTGCGTGAAGATGCGCCTTCTCTGCGCTCGTCGCTCGAAATTTTATGATCGCATCCTGTCGCATTCGCCGCCCTCCAGGGGTGCACGGGGACTGAAAGTCCCCTGCCCAGTTGTGGTCCTGACCACATGGCTGGCAACAAACCTTGTGCCTCACCCACGTGACCACGCTCTACATTATGCTCCGGGCAAGAATCACCGGCGGCAACGATTGTGTGGCCACAAAAGAAGCCCGGCCTCTGGGACCGGACCATTCATTTTGTTCGGCGAAAGATACGACTATTCGGCGGCTTCCAGAATCTCGACTGTCTTGTGAACGGCGATCACTTGCAGTTGCCGCAAGACGTATTTTTCATTCCAGGGGAACTTCCATTCATTTTCATTCAGTGCCTCGCGCTTACCGCGCCACAGTCTTTCAGCCAGAACGACATCTCCGCGCTCGCTCAACTCTTCAATTCTTTTTTTGAACTTTCGTGCTGCCAAGAACTCTAAAACGCTCTCTGCGCAGTCGAGGTCAAATACGTCAATTGTATCTGGTCGGTACCCTTCGGTGTCCACAGCGGCGCAACCGATAAGCTGGCCATTTTTGAGAACTATGATTGCCATGCGAGAATGCGAAAAAGCGGTCATGTGTTTCCTTTCAGTTTGCAAACACCGCTCATGCGGCGCTGAACTGAAGCTCTGGCGTGCAGGCCGTCTCGCGCAACGACAACGATGAATCGTCGTTAACAAAAAATTCAATTTAACATTTAAGTTTGACTAAAGTTTTCGTAAATTCCAACCAAAACAAAGATAAGTAGCTGAATTTAATTAATTAAAATTCGCATACGAGTCAGACAACCTGAAAAAGCTCCTCATCAAGGCCTTCGTCACCTCGCCCGACTTTCCCGCAGTTTGTTAACAAAATTAACCATACAGGGGCCGGATGCGGTGCTTACCGAGGTCCAGTGTGGACTGCTCGGCTACGTGATTTGCACAACTTAGGAGGGGAAAAAATCTGGCACTCCACTTTACATACTCTAAGTGCTGTGACTCCCCCGAAAAGGTGCGTTATCACTTCCGTCTGGGGATTCTGTCCGAAACAAGAATAATGGGAACTGAAAGTCATGACGCCGACCGAAATGGCTGAGGCGGTAGAGGAGCTATTCAGCGCGCCGTTCCACCCTGCTGAGTTTCCTTATGCCTTCCTGCTTGCCTTCGGGAACAAGGAAACCACGATCAAGAAGCTGCGGTCCGGCGCATCCAACAGCTCCGACGTTGGCGGTGTCCTCCAGAGGAACAATATCCACATCGGCATAGCCGAACCCGGCAAAACCGCAGAAATGTTCCAGCGCCTCCAGGACAGTCCGAAAACGGCATCAGCCAAGGCCAAGTTTGTTTTGGCTACGGACGGCGAAACGGTAGAGGCGCAGGATCTCGTCCGCGACGACCCGCTTGCCTGTACGTTTGAAAAATTTCCCGACCATTTCGGTTTCTTCCTGCCCTTGGCAGGGATCACGACGGTCAAGGAAGTTCGTGAAAGCTCCTTCGATATCAAGGCGACAGGGCGCTTGAACAAGCTCTATATTGAGCTGCTAAAGGAAAATCCCGACTGGGGTACGCCTGAACGCCGTCACGACATGAACCACTTCATGGCGCGGCTGATCTTCTGCTTTTTCGCCGAGGACACTGACATCTTCCACGGTGACGACCTGTTCACAGGGACCATCGACCAGATGAGTGCGCGGGATTCGTCGAACACTCACGAGGTGATCGGCGAATTGTTCCGCGCCATGAACGCCAAGACCGACGAGCGGGCCTCTGCTAACCTACCCCGCTGGGCCAATGGCTTTCCTTATGTGAACGGAGGGCTGTTTTCGGGCAGCACAGATGTCCCAAGGTTCAGCAAGATCGCGCGTTCCCTCCTGCTGCATGTAGGCAGACTGGACTGGACCCAAATCAATCCAGACATTTTCGGGTCCATGATCCAGGCGATCGCGGACGACGATGAACGTGGCTCTCTTGGCATGCACTACACAAGTGTGCCGAATATCCTGAAAGTCCTGAATCCGCTCTTTCTCGACGATCTTCGGGAGAAGCTGGAGGAAGCCGGCGATAATCCGCGCAAGCTTCTCAACCTTCGCAATCGCCTAGCTAAAATCAGGGTCTTTGATCCAGCTTGTGGCTCAGGCAATTTCCTTGTAATCGCCTATAAAGAAATTCGTACCGTTGAAGCCGAGATTAACCGGTGGCGTGGCGAGGAAGGGCGCAAATCTGACATTCCTCTGACCAATTTCAGAGGCATTGAGCTTCGCGACTTCCCAGCAGAAGTCGCCCGGCTGGCCCTCATCATCGCTGAGTATCAATGTGACGTACTGTATCGCGGGCAGAAAGAAGCGTTGGCCGAACTTCTGCCACTTGACGCGATGAACTGGATTACATCCGGAAATTCCCTGCGATTGGATTGGCTGAGTGTTTGTCCGCCGAATGGCGCGAGTGTGAAACATCATGGTGAGGACCTCTTCCACACTCTCCTGGATCAACCTGAAATAGATTTCGAGAATGAAGGTGGCGAGACGTATTTGTGTGGAAATCCACAATTCAAAGGAGCTCGAAAACAAAGCAAGTCTCAAAAAGAAGATATGTCCGCAATATTCAACGGACACAAAGACTATAAAGACTGTGACTATGTCACCGCATGGTTTTTAAAGGCTTCTGAATATTTAAATTTTTGCGACGCAAGCTTCGCCTTTGTTTCAACTAGCTCTATTAGCGAGGGTGAACAAGTCCAACACATGTGGTCGCGCTTATATGCTTCTGGATGTCACATTCAATTTGCGCATCAAACGTTCAAGTGGCGCAACAACGCCTCGAACAACGCAGTCGTAAATTGCGTTATTATTGGTGTTTCCAAGAGTAGTAACTCAAGTCGCATCCTGTTCGAAGGTGACACGCGGCGCGAAGTCTCATCAATATCGCCTTATCTCATCTCAGGTCCAGAGCAGTATGTTCTTGCACGCAAGACCCCGCTATCTAAACAACTTGGAATAATGGTGAATGGAAGCATGCCACGAGATGGCGGTCACTTAATTATGTCTGAAAATGAAGCGAGAGAATTGGTGCTTGATGACGAGGATTGTTCTATATTAATAAAAAAATTTGTTGGATCAAAAGAACTCGCCCATTATAGGAATAGATATTGCCTTTGGATAACTGACGACTTACTTAACGTAGCTGAGAAAAATGAACAAGTAAGACACAGAATACACAAAGTTAAAGAATTTAGAATTAATTCAGATGCAAAAACTACAAATAACTACGCAAGCATTCCGCACAAGTTCGCCCAAAGAGCACATGAAGATACAACGTTAATCGGCCTTTCAAAGACGTCGTCTGAGGCGAGAGCGTATTTGCCAGCAGACATATTCACGAAATCAACCATCATATCAGATGCCGCATTTGCAATATACGAAGCATCTCTGTGGCAGTTCGCTATTGTCATTTCAACGCTACACCGCTCTTGGATTGCTACTGTTTGCGGGCGGTTGAAAACTGATTTTAGATACTCAAAAATGCTTGGATGGAATACTTTTCCTGTTCCCATTCTTACTGAAAAGAATAAAGCAGACTTGACCAAGTGCGCTGAGAATATACTTCTAGCGCGTGAAGCCCATTTCCCTGCCACTATCGCTGAACTTTACGATAAAGATACAACACCCCATGACTTACGTATTGCCCATGAGCAGAACGACGAAGTCTTGGAACGAATCTACATTGGACGGAAATTTCGAAACGATACGGAGCGCCTTGAAAAGCTTTTCGAACTTTACACCAAGATGTCTGGCGCTGTTGGCAAACCGGCAAAGACTCATCCGTCATGAAAAAGGGAGGACCTTACAAGCCGGGAGGTGACGCCCAAGCGATTCAGCAGGTCGCCAACGCCTATTATGGCGGATACCGAAACATGTTTGAAGCTCACGGCTGGAATGCACCGGGCAACAAGATGATGACGTCGGCACCAACGCTGATTGTGCAGGACTATGGCAGCATCAGAGAATTCGAAGACCGCCACAAACACGGTGATCTCATGTTTCCGATGGAAGCAATCAAGACCGATCCTGCGAACGTCTGGCTGACCAGCTTCTACGGTTTTGGCCCTTGGAATTGGGGTTTTCTGGGCTTTACCGAGGAATGGCGACGGGACAGTTTCCTTCGTGACACCAAACCCGGAATACTCATTGTCGTTTACGGTGCGTCCAAAGCCATCGGTACGGAACGAGGCAAAATTCTCGGGATTCTTCAATGCTCTCATGAAATCGGCGATGCTCAGAAATACATGGCACCCGATGCCTGGAACGAGAAACAAGCCGATCCAGAGCGACGCGACAAGTGGAACCATGGTGTCCGGGTCACGCGCGCTTGGCAAATTACTCCGGAAACACGCATCTCCGTCCGCGAGTTCGCACCCGATGCGACAGAAACCGAGGCGTGGCAGCATATCGGTGCGAGCGGTGTCCGACTTTCCCGTCAGGAAGCAGAGAGAATTCTGAAACTGGACCTTCAGGAAGTCGAGGTCTACGGCGGAACGCCGATCATTGACTCGGCTGTCGGACAGGCCAAGGAAATCCTCGCTCCAAGCAAGGCTGGTCCGGTTTCACAATCGCCTTTCGTCACCCGTGAATCCGAAGGCCCCAAACACCTCTACATTTTAAAACTTGAGGGCGACACCGACGCCTTCCTTGGCGAAGCCGCGAACGACAAGATGATCGTCAAGGCTGGATTTTCCCGAAGTCCGCAGTCTCGATGCGGTGATTTCAACCGCGCCCTGCCGAGATGCGCTTTCCATTGGGAAGTACTCCACTGCGGTCCCTCGTCCGGCTTGGATGCCTATCCGACATCCGACCACGCAAAAGCAGGCGAGCGGGAAATGCAGACCGTGCTGTGCCGCACTCCGGGCGGCCATTCTCTCGGTGGCGAGTTTTTCCTCGCAACTCCTGAACTGATTGCCGATGCCTGGAAGGCTGGAAACATTTCTGCAAGGGACTTCAAAACATGACGACCAAACCGGCGCATTCAAACTCTTCGTCATTGTCCAGAGGCACATTCGATATGCAATGGAAACATGATGGCTGATTTCAATCGCATGACCATTGCCGCTGCATGTTCCGTCCTCGGAGAGATGACCTCGCACGGAGATATGTCCATGCTTGAGGTTCAGTGGGGACTTTCAGGACGGTGCGCGACGAATTCGAAGTCGCAGCGGTCGGCAGACTTGGCCAATATCGCGTTAAACGAAAATCCGCACGTCATCACTGAGAATGGTGAAGTCCCACTATCCCGAGCAATAATTGACTGTGCTGTCCATGCTCCGCCAAAGACTCGAGTGACAAATCATTGGAGCAAATTCATTGCAGGGCTACGCTTGGACGGCTTTGAAATCGTCGAAGTCACGAAAACAGAACCTGCAAACCGTCCATGGCAAGATGAAACTCTGACTATCAACTTATCTCTCCGGCGCATATATCCCGACGACCTACCTGATTTGAATTTCCGGGAAGCGGAGAGCGAAATTGTACTTTTGCTAAAACAATTCGGTTTTCAAACCACTCTTGGTCATCTGCGCCAAGCGATTGACTGTTTTGCGCGCGGTGAGTGGGCGGCAGCAAACGGTCAATTCAGAACTTTCTATGAAAGCAATTTATTGGAGATCGCGATGAAACTGGGAAACTCCGGCCCAACTGATGCGGTAGGTATTCGGAAGTTTCTCGGCGAATGCAGCCCTCCTTTTTTACTGAGCGATTTCAACGAGTGGCATGCCAACCCTCAAAAGCCGCAATACACCGCTGGATTGATGGCGCGCTTACACCCTCAGGGGAGCCATCCTGGATTGTCCGAAGAAGACGACTGCGCTTTCCGTTTGCAAATCTCTCTCATTACCGCACGCTTGTTGCTCAAACGATTTGCCAAGAGGGTTTCATGACCGACAATGTGAAGACAGCGCCGTCCGTCACCGTCAATTACGCACAAACCGGTGCCTCTAAGAAGTCAAACGAACTCGGCATGCGGGAAATGCAGGAACTCGCATACGAGAAACGCGGCGAGCCTTACCTTCTGATCAAATCGCCACCGGCATCCGGCAAGTCACGCGCTCTTATGTTTCTCGCCCTCGACAAGCTGATAAACCAAGGCATCAAACAGTCTGTTATCGTGGTTCCGGAGCGCTCCATCGGAGGCTCGTTCGCGGATACCGAGCTTACAAAATACGGCTTCTGGGCGGACTGGACGGTGAAACCGCAGTGGAACCTTTGCATGACCCCGGGCGCTGATGATCCCAAGGTTGCCAAGGGCAAGGTTGATGCCGTCAAAACATTCCTGAATTCCGAAGACAAGGCCCTCGTCTGCACCCATGCGACATTCCGTTTCGCGGTGGACGAACTGGGCATCGAAGCTTTTGACGACCGTCTGATTGCGATCGACGAGTTCCATCACGTCAGCGCCAATCCCGACAACAAGCTCGGCTCTCATCTGCGCGCGTTCATTCAACGTGACAAAACGCACATCATTGCCATGACCGGAAGTTATTTCCGCGGTGACGCGGTCGCGGTCCTCACACCAGAGGACGAGGACAAATTCGAGCCGGTGACCTATACCTATTACCAACAGCTCAACGGGTACGAGCATTTAAAGTCGCTCGACATTGGCTATTACTTTTATTCCGGCCCCTATATCGATGCAATTGGGGAAGTGCTGGACCCGACAAAGAAAACCATCGTCCATATTCCAAACGTCAACGCCCGTGAAAGTCTCGGTGACAAGATAAAGGAGGCCGAGGACATCATGACGGCTCTCGGCACGTGGAAGGGTGCCGATCCGAAGACTGGTTTTCAACTCATCGAGCGGCCTGACGGCACAATCCTGAGGGTGGCAGACCTTGTGGACGATGAAGGTCCGCGCCGGGACAAAGTAATTTCGTCGCTGAAAGATCCCGCCCATCAGGACGACCGCGACCATGTCGACATTATCATCGCGCTCGGTATGGCCAAAGAAGGTTTTGACTGGATCTGGTGTGAGCATGCCCTAACCATTGGTTACCGGAGTTCGCTGACCGAGATTGTTCAGATCATTGGGCGTGCCACCCGAGATGCTCCGGGAAAGGCAGTCGCTCGATTCACAAATCTGATCGCCGCACCAGATGCGTCGGACGACGCGGTAAACGAAGCCGTCAACGACATGCTTAAGGCAATCGCCGCAAGCTTGCTTATGGAACAGGTACTCGCTCCAAAATACAACTTCACGCCGAAGGCGAGCGGACCTCAGGACGGCTACGATTACGGTGAAGGCGGATATCAAGAAGGCAAGACGAACGTCGGCTTCAATGAAGACACTGGGCAATTCCATATGGAGATTGCCGGGCTTGCACAACCCAAAAGCCCGGAAGCCAAACGCATCTGCGAACAGGACATCAACGAAGTGATCACCGCCGTCGTACAGGATCGACCGACAGTTGAGCGGGGACTTTTCGATGATGAAACAACGCCGGAAGAAATCACGCAGGTTCGCGTTGGTCGGATCATCGCCGAGAAATATCCTGAGCTGAACGAAGAAGACCGGGAGGCGGTCCGCCAGCATGCGGTCGCCGCTCTTGCGATCACCCAGCAAGCCAAGGAAATAACCGGCAGTCATGCGGCAGGAGGTGAAGACGTCAAAGCCAACACCGCCTTTGTCGATGGCGTTCGTAAGTTCGTCAATGTCCGGGAACTTGAGATCGACCTTATTGATCGTATAAATCCGTTCCAGGCGGCACGGGCGATCCTGTCCAAGGCGATGGATGAGCAAACGCTCCGACAGGTGGCAGAAATCATTGCCGCAAAGAAGATAAAATTGACGGAAGAAGAAGCACGTATGCTCGCGGAAAGAGCCTTACGGTTCAAAAACGAAAACGGACGCCTGCCTTCGCTGACGGCCCAAGACCCTTGGGAACGCCGGATGGCCGAAGGGATTGAATTCCTGAGACGAAAAGTTGGCAAGGATGGCTGATAAGAGCGATGCCGAACTGCTCGCCGAATTGGGCGTCGACCCCATCTCGGAAAAGATCGAAACGCATACCCCGCGCGAAGCTCGTATTATCGCGGGTTTCGAGGACATTCAGAAATTCGTTGAGGAACATGGGCATACGCCGCGACATGGCGAAGAGCGCGACATATTCGAACGCCTTTACGCTGTTCGTCTTGACCGTATCAGGAAACTCCCGGAAAGCCGGGAACTCCTCGCCGACCTAGATCACCAAGGATTGCTG
This region of uncultured Roseibium sp. genomic DNA includes:
- a CDS encoding DNA methyltransferase, whose protein sequence is MTPTEMAEAVEELFSAPFHPAEFPYAFLLAFGNKETTIKKLRSGASNSSDVGGVLQRNNIHIGIAEPGKTAEMFQRLQDSPKTASAKAKFVLATDGETVEAQDLVRDDPLACTFEKFPDHFGFFLPLAGITTVKEVRESSFDIKATGRLNKLYIELLKENPDWGTPERRHDMNHFMARLIFCFFAEDTDIFHGDDLFTGTIDQMSARDSSNTHEVIGELFRAMNAKTDERASANLPRWANGFPYVNGGLFSGSTDVPRFSKIARSLLLHVGRLDWTQINPDIFGSMIQAIADDDERGSLGMHYTSVPNILKVLNPLFLDDLREKLEEAGDNPRKLLNLRNRLAKIRVFDPACGSGNFLVIAYKEIRTVEAEINRWRGEEGRKSDIPLTNFRGIELRDFPAEVARLALIIAEYQCDVLYRGQKEALAELLPLDAMNWITSGNSLRLDWLSVCPPNGASVKHHGEDLFHTLLDQPEIDFENEGGETYLCGNPQFKGARKQSKSQKEDMSAIFNGHKDYKDCDYVTAWFLKASEYLNFCDASFAFVSTSSISEGEQVQHMWSRLYASGCHIQFAHQTFKWRNNASNNAVVNCVIIGVSKSSNSSRILFEGDTRREVSSISPYLISGPEQYVLARKTPLSKQLGIMVNGSMPRDGGHLIMSENEARELVLDDEDCSILIKKFVGSKELAHYRNRYCLWITDDLLNVAEKNEQVRHRIHKVKEFRINSDAKTTNNYASIPHKFAQRAHEDTTLIGLSKTSSEARAYLPADIFTKSTIISDAAFAIYEASLWQFAIVISTLHRSWIATVCGRLKTDFRYSKMLGWNTFPVPILTEKNKADLTKCAENILLAREAHFPATIAELYDKDTTPHDLRIAHEQNDEVLERIYIGRKFRNDTERLEKLFELYTKMSGAVGKPAKTHPS
- a CDS encoding DEAD/DEAH box helicase — its product is MTDNVKTAPSVTVNYAQTGASKKSNELGMREMQELAYEKRGEPYLLIKSPPASGKSRALMFLALDKLINQGIKQSVIVVPERSIGGSFADTELTKYGFWADWTVKPQWNLCMTPGADDPKVAKGKVDAVKTFLNSEDKALVCTHATFRFAVDELGIEAFDDRLIAIDEFHHVSANPDNKLGSHLRAFIQRDKTHIIAMTGSYFRGDAVAVLTPEDEDKFEPVTYTYYQQLNGYEHLKSLDIGYYFYSGPYIDAIGEVLDPTKKTIVHIPNVNARESLGDKIKEAEDIMTALGTWKGADPKTGFQLIERPDGTILRVADLVDDEGPRRDKVISSLKDPAHQDDRDHVDIIIALGMAKEGFDWIWCEHALTIGYRSSLTEIVQIIGRATRDAPGKAVARFTNLIAAPDASDDAVNEAVNDMLKAIAASLLMEQVLAPKYNFTPKASGPQDGYDYGEGGYQEGKTNVGFNEDTGQFHMEIAGLAQPKSPEAKRICEQDINEVITAVVQDRPTVERGLFDDETTPEEITQVRVGRIIAEKYPELNEEDREAVRQHAVAALAITQQAKEITGSHAAGGEDVKANTAFVDGVRKFVNVRELEIDLIDRINPFQAARAILSKAMDEQTLRQVAEIIAAKKIKLTEEEARMLAERALRFKNENGRLPSLTAQDPWERRMAEGIEFLRRKVGKDG